Sequence from the Hylaeus volcanicus isolate JK05 chromosome 1, UHH_iyHylVolc1.0_haploid, whole genome shotgun sequence genome:
TATCGgatgcgcgaatgctttattaacagatccacaaaaaatcagattcttttaatcacgctttcgttgtcaaattggagcagatttgaaagagtaaataagtgggccggacggagcTGGCGTTCAGATGTGGAGCGAAAGCCTGCAGCCGTACTTGGTCAGCCCACGTTAAATTAAAGTCCGGTCTGGTGGCtagaaaatatacaaggtgtcccaaaaatgttgtaactccttgaaaggggtggtttgggagttgatttgaagcaactttttccttagcgaaaatgttgtccgaggcttcgttgaggagatactAACGGAAAACGTCTACCAgtgagcgcgagtatgccgatggagcgtaacctacgcgctaggcggctgcgctcatacggtaccgcggccgctccaacagaatccgcgcgctctgattggtcagtgttttccgttaatatctcctcaacgaagcctcggacaacattttcgctaaggaaaaagttgtttcaaatcaccttccgaaccacctCATTCAAtgtgttataacatttttgggacaccctgtatattcctaattatttatatcaatgtAATTATCAATATGTCTGCAGCAAATGCTTTACAAATTGTAACACGAACTTTAAAATGGTTGAGTGGCTGGTTGGGCCCTTTTTTGTTATTGACGCCTATATTTGTCAACAAATTTTAGATTACAtgatttttgttgtttatttaatacagctttgttattaaagaaagtaatgttaatatatttcttgtttataaAAGAGCCATTGACCAAGCTGGCCCTGCAGCTTTTTTGTGATGAATCTTTGATCTCATAATGGCGTGTCCTAATCGACTAATATTGTCTTGATACTCTGAACGCCAAGGTGGTAGTCGAGTTTCTTGAGTATCTTCTTCGACTTTTTTCCTCGATGTCTTCGTTTCACTTTTCTGACCTGCGTCGCGTTTAGGATGCCGAGATCGAGTAGACGGACGGCAATCTATTTTTAATGGTTGTTTGATGGAAACGCAAGGATCGATTTCTGCATCTTCTGTAGCCGTAATTGCTGTTGAACGATTTTTGCGTTGTAATTGACAGAACACTGAGTATAAACTAAATTTAGGTGAATTTGCTTTTCAATAAGATGACAATTGTATACTGTTTCTTACTAAGTGAGCAAACCaagctttgaattttaattcataaaatttaatttttatttatatctaacTCAAGGTTGaaccacaaaaaaaaatgtgaagatTTTTGAAGTGacttaatatttcatatgttattaaaactttACCCTTATCGCCGTAGTCCATCTGGTAGGTCGTAATGAGTCGATCCTGATCCACACGTTGAATTATCTCGTCCATAGGCGTGCTCTGTAGAATTCCATAGAGATTGGGATATTTCTGTTCCAACTGAAACGAGTGTCTTCACGTAACATTGTGCAAAAATGCTTTCACTTACAGTGACGCACCCAGATAAAACACAAAAGagataataagaaaatgaattactatattttatcattttaatattaaaaaaagagcAGGAAATAAgtataatagaatttcaagatttatatttctaaaatttatcgTCATTCTTATTAAACATAGAagtattattgttgttgttgttgtcgtcgtcgtcgtcgtcgtcgtcatttatttgtgataaattattactatttattattaccataTATTTGCTTATTGTGTGGATTACGTACTTATGACTGCtctctttaaataattgtttacatttaatgatttaaaaatttaatgaatcaaaataaatcaaaccaatttaatttcgattgaattagaaaatcaaaataaacgtCTCTTTCCACTCGAGGGATTCGTCTTTCTAAATGTTGGGCCTGCTTTAGAGGTTTCAGGAACGATGGAAAATGCGAGTATAACAAAAGGGTCGTTAGTTTGACTGCTGAAAACTTAAGAATTAagtttaaaagaataaaaattgaatattgattatttatgaGAGATgactttaataaacaatataaaaatgcatTTGGAACGATATTTTGCCATCGAAGCATTTTTATGGAAAGATGGCATTATGGTGGTTCTATAGAGATGAAGGAAGGTAAGAGAGCAACATGGATCGTATACAACTCagtaatttaacataaaacatcaaatattgtgTGCATATTAGttactaatataaaaaaaaagaagaaaaaggggaAGTATCATATGGCTGAAAACTGTTTCCCTTACACCGTTACATGTGGCCCTTCAAATAGTGTAACTTTGTCctaagaaatttttttgtacaacgaaatgtaacagagatatttaggtgttctgtttcttcgaactcaccctgtatatctaagtctttaattaataatacataggATGTAAAAACAGGTACAAACTAGGATTAAGAAcaagaagtaaataaaagaataagtAGCTTCCCCATAAGGGGAAGCAATGTATAGTTTGAATAGTTTATAAGAATATAACATATAGGAAAAGAAACTCGAAACAAACATGCACCTGTGATATAATTAAGGATAACTATATTATTCTGATACTACATACAAATGTTAAAAGATGAGGGGAGAGGTGTACCCCCATAAAATGACTATATTTTTCGTTGGGCAAGAGGGGGGAAAAATAGTACCTCAAACGCCATTTTTAGATACACACCAAATTGTACATgtctaaagaaaataaataactaactAACTTAGTTACtaataaagcaaaaaaaaaaacttttaggacaacctaatattataacGTATTCGTTCacgttaatttttagttaGAACTCTGTTGAATTTCTAAGTGCGCCAATATTCCGTCATAACTTATGACCGATTTACTTTTCTCATGTACGTGCTCGGTTGATCGAACTTGGTCACCTCTGTCTCAGGATGCGGCCCTGTTTTCGCAGGGTACAACTTAGGGTCCAGAAGCCGTCCCATGGGACCTATACGGCTCCAATCCTGATCATCTCCGCACAGTTCAATGACCTTTAGCACGCGCGAACGTTCGTCACATCGACAGGGACCACCTTCGCGCAATAAAGCTGGCGCGTGTTGAATCTTCGTGGAAGGCCACGTGTAATCTTTTTGATACGTTGAAATAAACTGGTCCAtgctgacttttttttttatttttgaacagCGGAAACGTGCTACCGACCCAGGGGTGATTTTGCTACTCTGAAAATACTGTTATGACACCATTTGTCCATTTGTCTTTCTTTTGCGGTGAAAACCTACAACGCATTCGAAGGAAAATGTATTTCGATGATTGTACAACGTGTTCTTTATCACGCAGGATGCAAAAGAACAGAAATAAACTTTgagtagaaattttattttaatcggaattagaattctgtaaaaagaaatacataaataataagtttaaagcttattttattattcttatgtaatatataacaGTCTATAAAGTAGTAAAGTATATGGTGACTTAATTACTACGTCCGTGTTTGAAGACGGTTTTCATAGTTTTTTAATCTAtcataacgaaaataaaaggtatacgatatttatcattatttttgtatcataaatcaatattaatgtttttaagaattaaattatagcaCTTACTGCTTCTTTAAAACaatcatacaaattttattcattcatttattttgcatacgattaaattaatcgaataggAACAAAGTTGTTGGTTGgatcattttatcgaattaataaaattgggATGGTGATCCGAAGAACTGAAAACAACTATAATTCATACTTCATATAATACAGCTGATAAAAACAGAGCAATATAACTGTAACTAAATTTAAAGTGgttaattcttgaaaaatatatgcaagtagaatggaaatattaaactcGAATAACCAATGTACTTCGTTTATAGAAGGCATcgtatgtttaatatttttatacaatctgtttattttgaattctgTCCAGTTGAGAACGTTTTCGACTTCAGTTTGTGGATCATCCTCagtgaaagaatatttataaattattctaaagCTGAAATATAACAAATGATTTGAAGAAGACTTATGGATTTAAAAGTAGAATTGATAAATTACAGTTATTTTTCTCATTGATACATTGTTCAATTTCCGTTATTTTCTGtttgataataattgtttaaagaCAATGATTCTTTCGAATATATGATATTTCATGAAAGAGGGATACATATTTGGTAGTTTTAATGTACAGTGCGAAGttactattaggttgttccgaaagtttctttcgcgagttgcattaaattattttatgtggtcgtgtttatacaaatatatattgtctatgcatagacaatctaatttcataaatattcatgttgtaacagtaatggagcaaaatggaTCGTggacaattcagtaatgtaacataaaacataaaatattgtgcatgtattacttattaataaagcgaaagaaacttttgggacaacctaatattattatacattttcgtGACGTATgtttaaacgtaaataaataaattcattatattatctttctatacaaattttttgaaatattcttttcaatttaaaaaaatttttaaaaatgtaagagcaaggtaatttttaaatttctgcTATTTTTCggttaaagtaatttttaaattttcttttctccgaAAACTATCCAAAGGTCAAAAACGTTTTGATTTACAGCAAAtcgaattaaagaaattacttgaaaaatgatttcattgCGCAAAcaaggtttaatttttctgtcatttattaaagttactctTTACCACATACTTCATCTCACATGATTTCTACGATCCATGTTTGGTTATTTCGGTGCCTGAATATTGAGAGAGGGAGTGCGGGAGGGAGTCGTGAGGGAGTCCAGAAATGATAGATTATGCCATGATTTACATCGTGCTTTTTACCAAATTATACTTAATTCCATTTCTGTTTTTTGATGTTATTTCACGTTATGAATTTGGGGGCCATTTGTCTGTTGGAGGTTGTCAAGTGACACGACGCCGACGGAGATTTGCCAGATATGCAACGGAATTCCGACGGTTAAGAGCATGGCGACATTCAGGCTCCTCACGATCCTATATTGCCAACAGTTAACGACTCGAAAGTTTAGTAATTTCGCCAGTTCAAACAAATGGAGCAGCAGTTGTACGAGTAAGCCGACTGGGAGAACAGTCAAACGTGTATGATTTTAAGTTGCAACGTCGGCTGAACAAACAAATCGCGTCCAATAAATAATCATACGCCGATACTGTTCACGCGTTGCGTGCAATCGCGAGCAAAGATGCTGCGTATTAACGCAAGATGGCACCGTTCGTTTAAGATCATTAAGTTTGGCCTGACGCTACTTTCAATAGAAATTATCCATTTCCTGGCTCAGTAATTCTGCCTAGCTtagtcaataataaaaaaaaaagattaatattaGATTAGATAGAAGAAACAACTTCTTGATTCGCTTTAAGATTGGGCCATTTATGCGGTCTCCGCCACCaccatttttgtttcatcaAGAAATTGCTTTTAGAATGCTATAATGACAGAATGCTATCTCGTAGGAAGCTGGTCGTaatctcaattatttttcacgttaAGAACGACTCGTTTCTGTCGGTTGCACAGCATCAATCTTATTCTCACCCCTACTTTTTTATCGACGATTGGCGTCGTTCCAAGACCAACAGATAGTTCAATGCGGAGACTAGACACAGGCCACCGACTGCAATCGACAGTATACCGAAGTCGTGCTAGCTTTATTTAGAGACACATCGGTTCGAAAGTTTGGTCACTCTGCTTCCGGAATACATGGTATCTCCACGAGATGTAAGCGAACAGACCTTgttcgaatttttgttaaactttCAAGCTGACAATTGCAAACTACCCAACACCGCGAATTCTACTCgtgtaatcaattattttcgtaaaaaattgaaaatcaataattaaaaggagagatattatttatttagaaccAGGTTAGTGCAAAttgtgcacaattcagtaatgtaacgtaaaacataaaatattgtgcatgtattacttattaataaagcgaaagaaacttttgggacaacaacttaatatgtaatataaagaGAAGAAAACATTTAGTATCGATACTGAATCTCTATCAAggtgataattaaaaaatttaccaaGGTTGTCACTGTGATAATATGTACAAAGTAAAAACACATTAGTAACTTCATTTCTTTTTGCCTTCTATTTAGACATAGAATGTAAGAGTGTCCATACAATACCGTCCTTTACAGGGCTATCGACGTTTTCTTCAGAGCAAtagttcttttctttttttttctttcttgtgtATAATACTGTGCTATAACATAATACAAGTACTAAAtggaataacaaaataaacgaaacaagtCACATAATGTAgtatttctttacaaaattttaagttaATATTATTGTGAAGGTATGTACTTTAATATTGTTctgaatagaaatataatttattactgttCCGAACAGAGGtgggtaatatttgtagaataaatattttaaatagtatgcacgtttcattttaataacatgaagcataaaatagaatactttccatagttcttaatttgaaaataaattatgtatatatgatacacagatggagaaactatttcttgcaaatattatgatttcttgcgattgaagaatatctctttccatcattcattttatgaagattcttattgaagattcttaataggagtattcattgaagaactaTATTgcatgtatgtttataatgcagaggaaaagtacttcgttcgttttagattatcaaaatacatatatactttttatccaccttcgaaaaaggaggagttACTCCattcgatatatatatttcttttacactataatttagtaaaataaaatattccgaactatggtacaaatattttcagtgtttttcaaataaaatattatttgaaatattatctgaaaaatttcttatgacaaataaaacattttatttcaaaaaatacttgcacgattcgaaataaaatatttatttactatttactatttaaaatacgtattttacccagctctgGTTCTGAAAaggaatacaatttaatattgtgACCTGAAGaagaatatcattttatattgtattctgAAAAATACACCACGTGATAGTATCACCTGCAATTTTGGAAAACTTTCtcttaatattcatttacaaTCCCTtattttctctaaattaaaaaatagattacCAATCAGTTTCTCATGTTATTTGGttgtaatgtaaaatgttaCTTATGACAAGcagtaaaaattttgaaaagaatgaaaatctAGGGGTCGAAAACGATAATTTGATCGTTCGTGAAGATTGACAAGCAAACATGAATGTTGAAGTTGATTACGACGAGacggtattattattaaggtCACGGTTAGTGAAATTTCGACGAAAACAGAACAACGTTTGAAAGTTCGGGAAACGATGACGTTACGGAACGTTGAATTTGGAGACGAATCATCTTTGCCGTCTTCCCTCATCTGCTGGCAAGCATACCGTCCCCCAGGATGGAAAGCTCGGAAACGAACTGTACCCATGGTTGCTCTAAAGATATCGCTGCGTCCACGCTGCCAGGAATAGAACCGTGACGTCGTCGTTCGTCGACGAGCGAACACCAACTCTTCTTGCTCGCCACCGACAACGACGttgacgccgacgccgacggtcaGCAAATGGGATTCACTTCGAGGTCGATGCTGAAGATAGTACTCCGACACGCCATCCTGTGACTTTGATTTTCTCGCAGCCACTTCCTCGTTTTCCCTACTGCGATTTACCGTCACGCgattttttataaatcgtTCTCGCTTCCCTCAATTTTAGAATTGTTGGGAACACGCGGGTGGTTTTTAATACGTGGATGTTTATGTCTAGCTATGATTTGTGTTTCGTATCCATCTTCTGGACATCTACCTTGATGGTGAGGTTCAATCCTCTATTTACTATAACCCAAATTATTACTGTGTGTGGCTGTGAGTGCTcttaatagtaataataataataacaataatgaatTATGATGGTAGTCAGTAGGTGGACGAATTGTTCAAGGACTCACTTTATTGATTTTCACAGGTTTCCAAAGTTAAAGGTATTAGGTTGTCACAAAagcttctttcgttttattaataattaattcatacacaatatgttatgttttatgttacattacaaaattgtgtacatttcatttcgctccattactgttacagcatcaatgtctaagaaaatagattgtctatttatattgtgacggggcagaacttttctgcccgtcacgaaGGCACCCTGACCCCGGAGGGtcctcgctccctcctcgccCGAACACGCTGCGGAGGTGGTCGCGTGAATGGAGGGATGTGTGTGGCCCGCGATCCAGTAGGGACCCCCTTTTTTTTGCGGTTCCCTCGTGCTCGGCAAGTCGCCGGtcgcggtgtcctccacccAAGGACCCCGGTGTGGCCACCACCCAGAGGACTTGTCACCCTTGAAAGATGGTTAGCCCTGTCATCGCTCCAGAGCTGCAACGGGAGGAGAAATCGACGTTGGagatgccatggtggtggcacaccGTAAGGAGCCCCTTAAAGCTCCTAGGTGGGGAGAACCGCGAGCCGGCGACGAGAAGAGCGTAATTTCGAGAAGACAATTAACGGTTGAACCGCGAATCGAACGGATCCATATACGCGAGCGAGCGCCCTTTTCCGCCTTTAGCAAAAGAGTAGGTGTTAGTAGTCTT
This genomic interval carries:
- the LOC128876004 gene encoding uncharacterized protein LOC128876004, with the translated sequence MDQFISTYQKDYTWPSTKIQHAPALLREGGPCRCDERSRVLKVIELCGDDQDWSRIGPMGRLLDPKLYPAKTGPHPETEVTKFDQPSTYMRKLEQKYPNLYGILQSTPMDEIIQRVDQDRLITTYQMDYGDKAITATEDAEIDPCVSIKQPLKIDCRPSTRSRHPKRDAGQKSETKTSRKKVEEDTQETRLPPWRSEYQDNISRLGHAIMRSKIHHKKAAGPAWSMALL